One genomic segment of Desulfatirhabdium butyrativorans DSM 18734 includes these proteins:
- the ercA gene encoding alcohol dehydrogenase-like regulatory protein ErcA: MELRKFVGPEFVYGENALDLVARYAVNFGAQRPLIVTDPGVVKAGWTKQVCDALVAVSLPPVVFDGVSSNPRDCEISAGVERYRSEDCDVIIAVGGGSPMDCAKGIGISHSNDKPITAFEGVDQVDIPGPPLICIPTTAGTSADVSQFAIVNDTARKVKIAIISKTVVPDVALIDPITTTTMDSYLSACTGMDALVHAIEAFVSSAHSPITDLHALEAVRIIVDALPRVIESPDDIGLRSRMMLASLHAGLAFSNASLGAVHAMAHSLGGLLDMPHGECNSLLLAPVMAFNYSKAADRYDTIGEAMGLDLKGIGNAERQRMLIERIDALREAVGIRGGLSQRGVNRHDIAELARKALQDPCMATNPRIPDLRDIEVIYEECL; the protein is encoded by the coding sequence ATGGAACTGCGAAAATTCGTCGGACCGGAATTTGTGTATGGGGAGAATGCCCTCGACCTGGTCGCCAGGTATGCGGTGAATTTCGGTGCACAACGACCGTTGATCGTGACCGATCCGGGCGTTGTGAAAGCCGGTTGGACCAAGCAGGTTTGCGATGCACTGGTGGCGGTCTCACTCCCACCGGTTGTTTTTGACGGCGTGTCTTCCAATCCCCGAGATTGTGAAATTTCGGCAGGCGTGGAACGGTATCGCAGCGAGGACTGCGATGTGATCATCGCCGTTGGCGGCGGAAGCCCGATGGATTGCGCAAAGGGCATCGGCATATCCCACAGCAACGACAAGCCGATCACCGCCTTCGAAGGCGTGGACCAGGTCGATATACCAGGCCCTCCGCTGATCTGTATCCCCACAACGGCCGGTACATCCGCAGACGTATCCCAGTTTGCCATCGTAAACGATACGGCCCGCAAGGTGAAAATCGCCATCATCAGCAAGACGGTGGTTCCGGATGTGGCATTGATCGATCCGATCACCACAACGACGATGGACAGCTATCTGAGCGCCTGCACCGGAATGGACGCCCTGGTGCATGCCATCGAGGCGTTCGTTTCCAGCGCCCATTCCCCGATCACCGACCTGCATGCACTCGAGGCCGTTCGGATCATTGTGGATGCCCTGCCCAGGGTCATCGAGTCTCCCGACGATATCGGGTTGCGCAGCCGCATGATGCTGGCCAGTCTCCATGCGGGTCTGGCTTTTTCCAATGCCAGCCTTGGAGCGGTGCATGCCATGGCGCACAGTTTGGGGGGATTGCTCGATATGCCGCACGGCGAATGCAACAGCCTGCTGCTTGCGCCCGTAATGGCTTTCAACTATTCGAAAGCCGCAGACCGGTATGATACCATCGGGGAGGCGATGGGTCTCGATCTGAAGGGGATTGGCAACGCTGAAAGGCAGCGAATGCTGATCGAGCGGATCGATGCGCTCAGGGAGGCGGTTGGCATCCGGGGCGGCCTGTCCCAACGCGGCGTCAACAGGCACGATATTGCGGAGCTTGCCCGAAAGGCGCTGCAGGATCCTTGCATGGCCACCAACCCGAGGATTCCGGATCTGCGCGACATCGAGGTGATTTATGAAGAATGCCTCTGA